The sequence CGAAGGCCGCCAGCGTGCGCAGGCGCTCCCAGCGCGGCGCGATGAACTCCGCCGTGAGCGGGCGGTAGCTGTAGAGCACCGAGCGGCGTCCGCCGGTCTCGTCCACGTCGAAGGACAGCTCCGCGCCCGCCTGCACGTCCGCGGTGAGCAGCGCGGCGGCCTCGAGCGCGAAGTCCCTCAGGGCGTCGTGCAGGCGACGATTGCGCACATCCGCGGTTTCGCCGCGGCGGGGCGCGCTCCTGCTGCGTTTCGCGTCCCGGGGACCGCCGCGCCGTCCTGCCCTGGGCCGTCACACGCGGCCCAGGGCAGGACGGCGCGGGCGAAAGAGGCGCTCAGGCAGCCGCGACGGTGGTGACGGCCGGAGCGCTGCCCGCGCAGGACTCCACGCCCAGCCACTCGCGGCCGTAGTGGCGCATGTCCTCGATGATCGGCAGCAGCGCGCGGCCCTTCTCCGTCAGGCGGTACTCCACCCGCGGCGGGACCTCGGGGAAGGTGGTGCGCCGCACGATCTGCTCCTCCTCCAGCGCCCGCAGCCGCAGCGATAGCGTGCGCGGGCTGATGCCGGCGAGGGAGCGCTCGAGCTCGCAGAAGCGGCTGCGGCCCTCGGCCAGGTCACGGATGATGAGGAGCGTCCACTTGGCGCAGACGAGGTCTGCGGTCGCGCAGACGGGACACGTGTCGTCGGCCATCACCCGCATGGTAGCGCGATACTTCAGCAACTGAAGCTTTGCAAAAACG is a genomic window of Thermoleophilaceae bacterium containing:
- a CDS encoding helix-turn-helix domain-containing protein, coding for MADDTCPVCATADLVCAKWTLLIIRDLAEGRSRFCELERSLAGISPRTLSLRLRALEEEQIVRRTTFPEVPPRVEYRLTEKGRALLPIIEDMRHYGREWLGVESCAGSAPAVTTVAAA